The following DNA comes from Limnobacter sp. SAORIC-580.
TGAGCCCGAAACTTACATTGCAGCTGCGCTGCAAAGCGATCCCCGCCACGAAAAGGCGCTTGCCTTGGCTGCAAGTGCAGCGGAGCAAGCCGGTGACAATGACAAAGCGCAGGTGTACTGGCAATTGCTTAGCCAGGTTCAGCAAGCCAGTTTGAAAAATTCAAACCCAACGCCCGAGGACATTCTCACTTCCGTGAACGTCACTATTCCCGAGGCAGCCTTAAGTAGCTTGAAAGAAAACTCTGCACTGTTTGTTTTCTTAAAGGCGCAGCCTGGCCCTGGCATGCCCTTGGCTGTGGTTCGTGTACCCGCATCTCAATTGACGGTGGGTGAACAGGCTGTGCGAATAGGGCCAGGTGACTTTATCCAGGAGGGTGGCGTTGCAGCCATGCCCGACACGGTTCATATTCAAGCACGTTTGTCGATTCAAGGCATGGCCCAAACTGGTATGGGTGATATCGAGTCAAGTTGGCAAACGCTTCCCCGCAATCAACTCGCTTCAGGTGTGGATTTAAGTTTGCCGGAACTTACGGCCAATCGATGATGCATATTTCACTCTTCGCCACTCGCCTGCAAGTTAGAACGCAGGCACTGGAAGCAGCTGGTGTGGTGTTGTCCGGTCCAATCGGATTTGAATTAATGCCGGGTGAGATCAATGTGATTCGTGGTGGAAACGGCGTTGGAAAGTCGACCTTGCTGAGGTTGATGAGTAATGCGTTGCCCGGCCAGTGTGTTTTGTTCAAGCCCGAGTTTGGCCTGCGCGATGAATTGTTGGTCCATACACATCTGCAGATTGTGTTGGATCATTTGGGCGTTGACAGTGCCCAAATTGAACCGTTGCTTGACATGGTAGGGTTGGCCAATTGGCAATACGAGCGAATTGGAACCCTGTCCTCAGGGCAACGTGCACGTTTGGGTCTGTGTACCTTGATGGCTGGGCAGTTCAGGGTGTGGTTGCTCGATGAGCCTTTGAATGCACTGGACCACCAAGGCGTTGCAACATTGGCCAGGGTGTTGGCCGCGCATTTACAGCGGGGTGGCATTGTACTGATGGCCACACATGTGGATGCATCGGTATTAACACAGCACTTGGCGGGCGTCTCCGTGAAAGAAGGCAGGATTGACCAGGGGGCCTTGATCGGAGATTTCTCAACGGATGCTGGCGTGGGTGATGCTTGTACTCAAGCAATCGAGCAGGCCGCAAAAGTCAATTTGCGTGCATTGCTCAAACGAGATTGGGCGGTGGCTTTGGGCAATCCACAAGCCCTGTTGTGGGGTGCTTTGTTTCACTGGATGGTGTTGAGTTTTTTTGGAATCGGGCTTGGAAAGCCAAGCGCCGAATTTGCACAGGTGGCCGTGTGGGTCAGCTTGTTGCTCGCATTGATGTTGGGTGCCAAAGACTGGTTTGCAGACGATCACCGCACAGCTTGGCTTGGTTTTGTATCAGGCCTTAATCCCGATAATATCGCTTTGTATTGGTTGGTGAGGGTTATATTTTTGGTGCTGTGCCAAGTGACCGTGCTGGTACCTGTTACTGGTCTGGTGGCGTTACAACTGGGTTTGCACGCCACGCAAACCTTCGACTTGGCCTTGGCTTTGAGCCTGGGTATTTGGGCTGTGGCACCTGTGTTGGGATTGATTGCCCTGTTGGTGATGTTGACCCGCGGTGGTGCAGTTCTGGTCTATTTGTTGGCTTTGCCATTGTTGGTCCCGGTTCTAATTTTTGGGCTTGAGGCCAGTCAGGCCAATGGCTTGGGTCGCAGTGCAATTGCACCGCTCGCTGTGCTTGCGAGTGTGGGAATGTTGGGTTATTTGCTCGGGCCTTTTGTGGCCAAGCGCCTTGTTGGTTTAATACAGGAATAGTGATGTTTGCACAGTTGGCTTCACCCCCCAAATTCCACGCCCTGGCCAGTTGGCTTTGGGTGTGGCTGCTCGCAACGGGCGTGCTGCTGCTGGGGTTTGGTTTGTACACGGGTTTGTTTCTGGCTCCTGTTGATGGGCAGCAAGGCGAGGTGTATCGGGCCATTTATGTGCATGTTCCAGCCGCCTGGATGTCGATGTTCCTGTATTTGGTGGCCTGTGCCTATGCAGGTTTGAATTGGGTGTATCGCAGCGATGTATCTGCAGTGATGATGCGGGCTTTGTTGCCTACCGGTGCTTGGATGACTGTGTTGGCCCTGGTCACTGGTGCGCTGTGGGGCAAACCCACTTGGGGTACCTACTGGGTTTGGGATGCACGGATGACTTCCGAGCTTTTGCTGTTGTTCATCTACTTAGGTCTCATTGCTTTGGGCCAACTGACCACCAACCCGGCCAAGGCTGATCGTGTATTGGCTGTTGGGCTGTTGATTGGTGCTGTGAACATTCCCTTGATTTACCTCTCGGTGGTTTTCTGGAATACGCTTCATCAGGGTTACAGCGTGTCGATGAGTGGCAGCCGAATTCACCCTGACATTGCCATGGGCATGTGGCTCAGCGTGTTGGGGTTCTGGTTGATTTGTGCCAGCTCGGTGTTGAACCGAGCGCGGCGTTTGTTGGTACAAAGGCGTTGGGTGTAAAGGGCAGAAGGCAAAACAATGATTCTTGATGCATGGCAAACAATTTGGGCTTGCGTAGGTTTAAGCCTCTTGATTCTGGTTGTGGATGGTGTGTTGGCTGGCCGAGCAGGCCCCAGCAAAACCGATCTGGTTCGTCAAAAAAAGAGAGATGACCGAATGGTTGGGCTCGGTAAAGGGGTAGGCAATGAGTAATGCACGCGCGCATCGCGCGGCTTGGCTGGCAGCTATTGTTGTGGTGGCTTTGGGTTTTGGTATTGCCTTGGTTAAAGTGTTTAACGAGAACCTGGTTTTTTTCTACACCCCCACTCAAATACTGGGTGGCGAAGTGCCCACAGGTGAAAAAACCTATCGCCTGGGTGGCATGGTCGAGGTGGGCAGCGTTCAACGCGAGGCCGACTCATTGAAAGTTCGTTTCGTGGTCAGCGACCTGAACAACAAAGTGCCGGTTGAGTTCAATGGCATTGTTCCGGATTTATTCAAGGAAGGCACAGGCGTTGTCGCAGATGGCCAATGGGACGGCACCACATTCAAAGCCTCTGAGGTGTTGGCCAAACACGATGAAGACTACATGCCACCCGGAGTTGAGCAGTGATCGCGTTGATATCCCAGTTCAGTTTGGCACTGGCCACTGTCTTGGCCCTGTTTGGTGCGGTGGCGGGGTTCGCCGCAGTGCGCGGCGTGTACAACCATAATCCAGCAGTTCCTTTGTTGAAATCGATTCAACGCAATGTGTTGCTGGTCTCCGGGCTGGTCAGTACTGCTTTTGTTGGCCTGGTGTATTCCTTTGCTATCAGCGATTTCTCTGTTCGCAATGTGGCTGAGAATTCCAATTTGGCTTTGCCTGTTTTTTACAAGGTGGCTGCAAGCTGGGGTTCTCATGAAGGCTCATTTTTGCTTTGGGTGCTCATGTTTGCGGGTTGGACTCAAGCAGTGGCATGGGCCAAATTCGAGGTGTCTGCCTGTTTCAAAGTGCGCGTACTGGCCACCTTGCAATTGGTGCTGGTGGGTTTTCTGCTTTATTTGTTAATTGCCAGCAACCCCTTTGAATACCTGTACCCCACACCTGTAGATGGACGAGACCTTAACCCGCTGCTGCAAGACATTGGCATGATCATTCATCCGCCCCTGTTGTACATGGGTTATGTAGGTTTCGCAGTGACTTTTGCTTTCGCAGTGGCAGGTTTGCTCGAGGGGCGCTTCGACATGACCTGGGCACGCTGGAGCCGCCCCTGGACCAATGTGGCCTGGGCCTTTTTGACCATGGGTATTGCCTTGGGCAGCTGGTGGGCTTATCGCGAACTGGGCTGGGGTGGTTGGTGGTTTTGGGACCCCGTTGAAAACGCATCCTTGATGCCATGGCTGGCGGGTACAGCATTGATCCACTCTTTGGCCGTGTCTGAAAAAAGGGGTGCCTTGCGCAGTTGGACTTTGCTGCTGGCGCTCACCACGTTTGCTTTGTCGCTGTTGGGTACATTTCTGGTTCGCTCGGGTGTGCTTACCTCGGTGCATGCTTTCGCAACAGACCCTGAACGTGGCGTGTTCATTCTTGCCTTGTTGTTTCTTGTGGTGGGTTCTTCCTACATTCTGTATGCCCTTAAAACAGGTGAGGTCGGGCAGGGTGGTAACTTCAAGGCCACTGGGCGCGAGTCGCTGCTGTTGTCCAACAACGTGCTGATGAGTGCTGCTTTGGTGGCTGTGATGTTGGGCACCCTTTACCCTTTGGTCGTCGAGGTGATTGGTGGTCGAAAAATGTCGGTGGGGCAGCCTTACTTCGAGGCCATGTTTGCGCCTATTTTGTTGCCTGCGGTCTTACTGATGGCATTGGGCCCTGATTCACGCTGGCGCGAAACGCGTTTGGCGCAATATATCAAGCCGGGGGCGGTGGCTTTTGCTGTGGCTGTGCTGGTGTTGTTGGGCGCAGCGCTATTCAATGGTTATTTCAGCCTGTTGTGGGCTGTTGGTGTGGTGTGTGCGGTGTTCATGGCGGTGGCCACGCTGGCCCACGCAGCGGTGGCCACACGCAGAGCAGGGGCCAACATTCCCGAAAGCGGTTTGCTGTATCGCATACGCCGTTTGTCCTTGTCCTATTGGGGCATGGTGCTTGCGCATTTGGGAGTGGCGGTGTTTGTGGTGGGTGTCAGCTGGGTAAAAACCTTCGAGACTGAAACTGATTCTGTGCTTAAGCCAGGAGAAACCTCTGAAATTGGCCCATGGCGTGTCACTTTCATTGGCGTTGATTCCGTACAGAGGCAAAACCATGTGGCTGCTCTGGGCGTGTTCGAGTTGACCCGTGGCGATGGCACCTTGATCCACTTGCTGGAACCGGAGAAACGTCGCTATCAAAGTTCAGAGCAAATCATGACTGAAGCGGCCATTCACAGCGATTGGTTTTCTGATGTTTACATTGGCCTTGGCGATGCAGTTCAAAGCAGTGAAAACGCCGGGGCGTGGGGCGTGCGCCTGTATTACAAGCCTTTGATCAACCTGATTTGGTGGGGCTGTGCGCTCATGGCACTGGGTGGTTTACTCACCGTATTTGATCGCCGTTATCGCCCCAGAAAGAATGCGGTGGCGTCATGATCAAGAAACGCTTGCGCCTGTATTTGCCAATTTTGGTCTTGTTGTTTTTGGGTGTGTTTTTGCTCCGTGGTTTGTGGCTTGACCCCAAGAAATTACCCTCCGCATTGATTGGTAAGCCCGTGCCTGCGGTAGTGCTTCCCGTGCTCAGCTTTAACGGGCCTGAGGCGGGTGCAGTGCAAATTGCCGACATTCGAACACTGCAAAGTATTGATGCACTGAAAGGCCAGCCTTGGGTACTGAATGTGTTCGCATCGTGGTGCCAAGCGTGTTTGGTGGAGCACCCGTATTTCATTGCGCTGGCAAAACAGAAAAAAATCAAGTTGGTGGGTTTGGCTTACAAAGACGACCTGGCCAACACCCGCCGTTGGCTGGCGCAATATGGCAACCCTTACGATTTGATCCTGATTGACCAGCAAGGGCAGTACGGCATTGAGTTGGGTGTGTATGGCGTGCCCGAAACTTTTTTAATGAGCGCCAACAACACCATTATTCACAAGCAGGTAGGGCCAATACCTGCTGACTATTTCGGCAGCATGGCACTGCCCGCAATAGAGGCTTCCCGATGAATGTGAATGATCTGAATGCAGCAGAGAAAGAACAGTACAAAGAAGTGGCCAGCGAGTTGCGTTGCTTGGTGTGTCAGAACCAGTCGCTGGCTGATTCTCATGCTTCCTTGGCAGTCGATTTGAAAGACAAAATTGCCGAGCAAATTCGTGCTGGCAAAACCAACGAAGAAATTAAAAGCTACATGCAAGATCGCTATGGCGAGTTTGTGATCTACAAGCCCGCTTACAGCATGGAAAATGCGGTGTTGTGGTTGGGGCCTTTTGTGGTGTTGCTTATTGCCGTGGTGCTGGCGCGCAAGGTGGGCAAGGGCGGGGGTGTAAATGGAATATCGAACCCCCCGGCTACGGATGCAACCACAGCTTGGGCTGAAAGCCTGTATGTAAAAATGAAAAACAAGAAAGACGAATAAGCACCAGCGGTATTACCGCATTTGCGGGCTAACCTTTTTTTGTTGAACAAAGCTTGTTGGGGATGCTACTTAAGAATTAAGACCCGAGGAAAAGTCGCGCTTTCAGCCCGCTGACATATTTATCGATAGTACGTTGTCTTGGCTTCGGTTGGTCGTATGTAACCCAGTGGCTTTGTAAAATTGCACAAATTTTATAAACAACAGGTACCTATTAATAAAAATTTTCTGCAAAAAAGGATGTCTGTATGGTGGCCTCAGTAAATAGAACCCAACAGTCCCAAAGTTATACAGATGAGATCAATTATAACGATGCCAAACGCCACATCCAAAATGAAAATGGAGTGACCAAAGAAGTATTTGGACGATACATCAAAGCTGAATTTGGTGATGTGACACCACAAGGTGCAATGGCTTTATTTGATGAAATTGATGCAAACAATTCTGGCGGTCTGCGTGAAGCGGAGTTCAGCAGGTGGGCTGCCGATTCAACAGTTGGTATCTCATCTGTTGGTTCTTCATCCAATACATCTGGTGCTGGCAGCAGCGTGTCTACTAACGGCGTAGATGCCACTTTTGGGGATTATAAAAAGCTGACAAGAGTCGATGGCGGCACGGACAGTTTTAACAACGTTAAATCAGACTACCTGGT
Coding sequences within:
- a CDS encoding heme exporter protein CcmB; this translates as MMHISLFATRLQVRTQALEAAGVVLSGPIGFELMPGEINVIRGGNGVGKSTLLRLMSNALPGQCVLFKPEFGLRDELLVHTHLQIVLDHLGVDSAQIEPLLDMVGLANWQYERIGTLSSGQRARLGLCTLMAGQFRVWLLDEPLNALDHQGVATLARVLAAHLQRGGIVLMATHVDASVLTQHLAGVSVKEGRIDQGALIGDFSTDAGVGDACTQAIEQAAKVNLRALLKRDWAVALGNPQALLWGALFHWMVLSFFGIGLGKPSAEFAQVAVWVSLLLALMLGAKDWFADDHRTAWLGFVSGLNPDNIALYWLVRVIFLVLCQVTVLVPVTGLVALQLGLHATQTFDLALALSLGIWAVAPVLGLIALLVMLTRGGAVLVYLLALPLLVPVLIFGLEASQANGLGRSAIAPLAVLASVGMLGYLLGPFVAKRLVGLIQE
- the ccmC gene encoding heme ABC transporter permease CcmC, with protein sequence MFAQLASPPKFHALASWLWVWLLATGVLLLGFGLYTGLFLAPVDGQQGEVYRAIYVHVPAAWMSMFLYLVACAYAGLNWVYRSDVSAVMMRALLPTGAWMTVLALVTGALWGKPTWGTYWVWDARMTSELLLLFIYLGLIALGQLTTNPAKADRVLAVGLLIGAVNIPLIYLSVVFWNTLHQGYSVSMSGSRIHPDIAMGMWLSVLGFWLICASSVLNRARRLLVQRRWV
- the ccmE gene encoding cytochrome c maturation protein CcmE, with protein sequence MSNARAHRAAWLAAIVVVALGFGIALVKVFNENLVFFYTPTQILGGEVPTGEKTYRLGGMVEVGSVQREADSLKVRFVVSDLNNKVPVEFNGIVPDLFKEGTGVVADGQWDGTTFKASEVLAKHDEDYMPPGVEQ
- a CDS encoding heme lyase CcmF/NrfE family subunit is translated as MIALISQFSLALATVLALFGAVAGFAAVRGVYNHNPAVPLLKSIQRNVLLVSGLVSTAFVGLVYSFAISDFSVRNVAENSNLALPVFYKVAASWGSHEGSFLLWVLMFAGWTQAVAWAKFEVSACFKVRVLATLQLVLVGFLLYLLIASNPFEYLYPTPVDGRDLNPLLQDIGMIIHPPLLYMGYVGFAVTFAFAVAGLLEGRFDMTWARWSRPWTNVAWAFLTMGIALGSWWAYRELGWGGWWFWDPVENASLMPWLAGTALIHSLAVSEKRGALRSWTLLLALTTFALSLLGTFLVRSGVLTSVHAFATDPERGVFILALLFLVVGSSYILYALKTGEVGQGGNFKATGRESLLLSNNVLMSAALVAVMLGTLYPLVVEVIGGRKMSVGQPYFEAMFAPILLPAVLLMALGPDSRWRETRLAQYIKPGAVAFAVAVLVLLGAALFNGYFSLLWAVGVVCAVFMAVATLAHAAVATRRAGANIPESGLLYRIRRLSLSYWGMVLAHLGVAVFVVGVSWVKTFETETDSVLKPGETSEIGPWRVTFIGVDSVQRQNHVAALGVFELTRGDGTLIHLLEPEKRRYQSSEQIMTEAAIHSDWFSDVYIGLGDAVQSSENAGAWGVRLYYKPLINLIWWGCALMALGGLLTVFDRRYRPRKNAVAS
- a CDS encoding DsbE family thiol:disulfide interchange protein; translation: MIKKRLRLYLPILVLLFLGVFLLRGLWLDPKKLPSALIGKPVPAVVLPVLSFNGPEAGAVQIADIRTLQSIDALKGQPWVLNVFASWCQACLVEHPYFIALAKQKKIKLVGLAYKDDLANTRRWLAQYGNPYDLILIDQQGQYGIELGVYGVPETFLMSANNTIIHKQVGPIPADYFGSMALPAIEASR
- a CDS encoding cytochrome c-type biogenesis protein, whose product is MNVNDLNAAEKEQYKEVASELRCLVCQNQSLADSHASLAVDLKDKIAEQIRAGKTNEEIKSYMQDRYGEFVIYKPAYSMENAVLWLGPFVVLLIAVVLARKVGKGGGVNGISNPPATDATTAWAESLYVKMKNKKDE